In Salinirussus salinus, the following proteins share a genomic window:
- a CDS encoding DUF7344 domain-containing protein codes for MEDAGGDAPEIPATLHLDYLYDALAHPRRRYLCYLLFRDDEWTLADMATAVAAVENDVPASGVTEREYEGVYTSLYHAHIPKLVEGGVVTFDPDAEVVGGGEHADQVLAALEAIRERLDPGEDRSGG; via the coding sequence ATGGAGGATGCTGGCGGCGACGCCCCAGAGATTCCCGCGACACTCCACCTCGACTACCTCTACGACGCGCTGGCGCATCCACGCCGGCGGTACCTCTGTTACCTGCTCTTCCGGGACGACGAGTGGACGCTCGCCGACATGGCCACGGCTGTCGCGGCGGTGGAGAACGACGTTCCGGCGTCGGGGGTCACCGAACGGGAGTACGAGGGGGTCTACACCTCGCTGTACCACGCACACATCCCGAAACTCGTCGAGGGTGGGGTCGTCACCTTCGACCCGGACGCGGAAGTCGTGGGGGGCGGCGAGCACGCCGACCAGGTGCTGGCCGCCCTGGAGGCGATCCGCGAGCGACTCGACCCCGGCGAGGACCGGTCCGGGGGCTGA
- a CDS encoding cation:proton antiporter subunit C, producing MIELLATRYNYVGAVLLMAAGLYLVVGDRNLVKKVIGMNLFQTGIFLFLITAAFVSGGAPPVVEEGVETYVSPLPHVLVLTAIVVGVSLSAVALTLVVRIYSEYGTLREDLIAELETEGDD from the coding sequence ATGATCGAGTTGCTGGCGACGCGGTACAACTACGTCGGTGCGGTTCTGCTGATGGCCGCCGGGCTGTATCTGGTGGTCGGCGACCGCAACCTGGTGAAGAAAGTGATCGGGATGAACCTCTTCCAGACTGGCATCTTCCTGTTTCTGATCACGGCTGCCTTCGTCTCCGGGGGAGCCCCGCCGGTGGTCGAGGAGGGCGTCGAGACCTACGTCAGCCCGCTGCCGCACGTGCTGGTGCTGACTGCCATCGTCGTCGGGGTGAGCCTGAGCGCGGTGGCGCTGACGCTCGTGGTCCGCATCTACAGCGAGTACGGCACGCTCAGGGAGGACCTCATCGCGGAACTCGAGACGGAGGGCGATGACTGA
- the mnhG gene encoding monovalent cation/H(+) antiporter subunit G, translated as MTLIWVSIGLIVAGLFFTLVAAVGLVRMPDLYTRAHATSKTDTLGTVLTLAGVALAFEAGVPRAKLLILAVFMLITNPTATHAITRSAYDQGIEPWTDDGGDAE; from the coding sequence GTGACGCTCATCTGGGTCAGTATCGGGCTGATCGTCGCCGGCCTGTTCTTTACGCTGGTCGCGGCGGTCGGACTGGTCCGGATGCCGGACCTGTACACCCGGGCACACGCGACCTCCAAGACCGACACCCTGGGGACCGTCCTCACGCTGGCCGGCGTGGCGCTTGCCTTCGAAGCGGGGGTGCCCCGCGCGAAACTGCTCATCCTGGCGGTGTTCATGCTGATCACGAACCCCACCGCGACCCACGCGATCACCCGGTCGGCCTACGACCAGGGGATCGAACCCTGGACCGACGACGGGGGTGACGCCGAATGA
- a CDS encoding Na(+)/H(+) antiporter subunit D — protein MSALTTLPPGLAVLAAALVLPLLSRRVGHALGLLATGGVLLWVYLLPSGTYLEVPFLGFEAVLLNVDELSVLMGLIFAFIGAVAVGYSYATEADTTQTAFALGYVGTSLLAVFAGDWLTLVFFVELMAAASTLLVWHYRGRAVRAGFRYALWHGLGGSLILAGVVWHYVEVGSFLFGAADGIAPGVPAALYALGFGVNVGYVGLHVWLPDTYPRPHIAASVFLCVYTTKTGVYGLGRAFPDGHLWLAYMGGAMAVFGAFTALLQNDMRRLLSYHIQSQVGYMVAGVGIGSALAFSGAFGHVFNHILYKSLLFMCAGAIIYRTGTENLKKLGGLWREMPLTGVIFGVAALSIAGFPGFNGFVSKGMVVGAAHKEHLDALWYILLLGGVGTFLSFIKFGYYAFFHGEAQQPVPGRELNLGQKAAMGSVAALCVLYGLVPGALFAILPGVEAGAYAALPGAGASTYTVFTVGHLVEGFGLAALGLVGFALLRGPLSRVGRVPDVDAVYNRAVFYGSRAVVVGVTELYAAVDRVAVGVARTAVWTARNPVPALDRVAPWMLPDARANGDREVDPELDVNIGQATFVVLGVLVVGLLLLFLATVG, from the coding sequence GTGAGCGCGCTCACCACGCTCCCGCCGGGGCTTGCCGTCCTCGCGGCCGCGCTCGTCCTCCCGCTTCTCTCCCGGCGGGTCGGGCACGCGCTGGGTCTCCTCGCGACCGGCGGCGTCCTCCTCTGGGTGTATCTGCTCCCGTCGGGGACCTACCTCGAGGTACCGTTCCTGGGGTTCGAGGCCGTCCTCCTGAACGTCGACGAACTCTCGGTGTTGATGGGGCTTATCTTCGCTTTCATCGGCGCCGTCGCGGTGGGCTACTCCTACGCGACGGAGGCCGACACCACCCAGACGGCGTTCGCGCTGGGCTACGTGGGCACCAGCCTCCTGGCCGTGTTCGCGGGTGACTGGCTCACTCTCGTCTTCTTCGTGGAGCTGATGGCCGCCGCCTCGACGCTGCTGGTCTGGCACTACCGGGGACGGGCGGTCCGGGCCGGCTTCCGGTACGCGCTGTGGCACGGACTGGGCGGGAGCCTGATCCTCGCGGGGGTCGTCTGGCACTACGTCGAGGTGGGGTCGTTCCTGTTCGGGGCTGCCGACGGGATCGCGCCCGGAGTCCCCGCCGCGCTGTACGCGCTGGGCTTCGGGGTCAACGTCGGCTACGTCGGCCTCCACGTCTGGCTGCCCGACACCTACCCCCGGCCACACATCGCCGCCAGCGTCTTCCTCTGTGTCTACACCACGAAAACCGGCGTCTACGGGCTGGGGCGGGCGTTTCCGGACGGCCACCTCTGGCTGGCGTACATGGGCGGGGCGATGGCCGTCTTCGGCGCCTTCACCGCGCTCCTCCAGAACGACATGCGCCGGCTGCTCTCCTATCACATCCAGTCCCAGGTCGGCTACATGGTCGCCGGCGTCGGGATCGGCTCCGCGCTCGCCTTCTCCGGGGCTTTCGGCCACGTCTTCAACCACATTCTCTACAAGAGCCTGCTGTTCATGTGTGCCGGCGCGATCATCTACCGGACGGGGACTGAGAACCTCAAGAAGCTGGGCGGGCTCTGGCGGGAGATGCCGCTGACTGGCGTGATCTTCGGGGTCGCCGCGCTCTCGATCGCCGGCTTCCCCGGCTTCAACGGCTTCGTCAGCAAGGGGATGGTCGTCGGCGCCGCCCACAAGGAGCACCTCGACGCGCTCTGGTACATCCTGCTCCTTGGCGGGGTCGGAACGTTCCTCTCGTTTATCAAGTTCGGCTACTACGCCTTCTTCCACGGGGAGGCCCAGCAGCCGGTCCCGGGGCGGGAACTCAACCTCGGCCAGAAGGCGGCGATGGGCTCGGTGGCGGCCCTGTGTGTCCTCTACGGGCTCGTCCCCGGCGCGCTGTTCGCGATACTCCCGGGGGTCGAGGCCGGCGCCTACGCCGCGCTCCCGGGAGCGGGAGCGAGCACGTACACCGTCTTCACCGTCGGCCACCTCGTCGAGGGCTTCGGGCTCGCGGCACTGGGGCTGGTCGGGTTCGCCTTGCTCCGTGGCCCCCTCTCCCGGGTCGGCCGGGTGCCCGACGTCGACGCCGTCTACAACCGCGCCGTCTTCTACGGGAGCCGGGCGGTCGTCGTCGGCGTGACCGAGCTCTACGCCGCGGTCGACCGGGTCGCCGTCGGGGTCGCCCGGACGGCGGTCTGGACCGCCCGCAACCCCGTCCCCGCCCTCGACCGCGTCGCGCCGTGGATGCTCCCGGACGCCCGGGCCAACGGCGACAGGGAGGTCGACCCCGAACTCGACGTCAACATCGGCCAGGCGACCTTCGTCGTGCTGGGTGTGCTCGTCGTCGGCCTCCTGTTGCTGTTCCTGGCGACGGTCGGCTGA
- a CDS encoding Mrp/NBP35 family ATP-binding protein: MDESDVRDRLRAVEDPDLGGDIVSLGLVNEVEVGETVHVDLALGAPYSPAETAIAGDVREALSDLGLEVELSASVDRPGGEEDVLPGVENVIAVASGKGGVGKSTVAVNLAAGLAEMGAEVGLFDADIYGPNVPRMVDADEVPSATEDERIIPPEQFGMKLMSMDFLVGEDDPVIFRGPMVHNVLTQLWEDVVWGRLDYMVVDLPPGTGDTQLSLLQSVPVSGAVIVTTPQEVALDDARKGLRMFGRHDTPVLGVVENMAGFVCPDCGSEHAIFGEGGGERFAADVDMPFLGSVPLDPAVRQGGDDGAPMVRGEGDTAEALREFTRKTANMQGIVHRRRVSGARAGAESGD; this comes from the coding sequence ATGGACGAATCCGACGTACGCGACCGGCTCCGGGCGGTAGAGGACCCCGACCTGGGTGGGGACATCGTCTCGCTGGGCCTGGTCAACGAGGTCGAGGTCGGCGAGACGGTCCACGTCGACCTCGCGCTCGGCGCGCCCTACTCCCCCGCGGAGACCGCCATCGCCGGCGACGTGCGGGAGGCCCTGTCGGACCTGGGGCTGGAGGTCGAGCTGTCGGCCTCGGTCGACCGCCCCGGCGGCGAGGAGGACGTGTTGCCCGGCGTCGAGAACGTCATCGCCGTCGCCTCCGGCAAGGGCGGCGTGGGGAAGTCGACCGTCGCCGTGAACCTCGCGGCCGGACTCGCCGAGATGGGCGCCGAAGTCGGCCTCTTCGACGCCGACATCTACGGGCCGAACGTCCCCCGGATGGTCGACGCCGACGAGGTCCCCTCCGCGACCGAGGACGAGCGGATCATCCCCCCCGAGCAGTTCGGGATGAAGCTGATGAGCATGGACTTCCTCGTCGGCGAGGACGACCCGGTCATCTTCCGGGGGCCGATGGTCCACAACGTCCTCACCCAGCTGTGGGAGGACGTCGTCTGGGGCCGGCTCGACTACATGGTGGTCGACCTCCCGCCAGGGACCGGTGACACCCAACTGTCCCTGCTGCAGTCGGTCCCCGTCTCCGGGGCGGTGATCGTCACCACGCCCCAGGAGGTCGCGCTGGACGACGCCCGCAAGGGGTTGCGGATGTTCGGCCGCCACGACACACCCGTCCTGGGGGTCGTCGAGAACATGGCGGGCTTCGTCTGCCCGGACTGTGGCAGCGAGCACGCCATCTTCGGGGAGGGCGGCGGCGAGCGCTTCGCCGCCGACGTCGACATGCCCTTCCTCGGCTCGGTCCCGCTCGACCCCGCCGTCCGCCAGGGCGGGGACGACGGCGCACCGATGGTCCGCGGCGAGGGCGACACCGCCGAAGCGCTCCGGGAGTTCACCCGCAAGACCGCGAACATGCAGGGGATCGTCCACCGCCGCCGGGTCAGCGGAGCCCGGGCAGGAGCCGAATCCGGAGACTGA
- a CDS encoding cation:proton antiporter translates to MSEVASLRPLAAVLVSAVAVPLILGSARRPNLREGWTMVAALLKVGLVGSMVPGVLAGDVFVTDLGTFVAGIDLVLRADALGILFGLLASGLWVVTSLYSIGYMRGLSEHNQSRYFAAFAASLSTAIGVAFAGNLVTLFIFYELLTVATYPLVAHDESPEARAAGRKYLAYTFIGGVAVLAGTVLLFWMTGTTAFTAGGIPELVTSDPVFARLAFALLAGGFGVKAALMPVHSWLPDAMVAPTPVSGLLHAVAVVKSGVFGIARVTLDVFGPETVQDLGVGLPLAAVAVVTLTVASLIALRKDNLKRRLAYSTISQLSYIVLGLGVLSGEAIVGGLLHIPAHAFMKLTLFFCAGAIHVETHTDDISEMAGIGKRMPLTMAAFAVASAGMAGIPLVAGFVSKWYLLIGSVSAGQAVFAGALVLSGLLNIAYFWPVVYQAFFETPDDHDEKPLLAGRFGGRTDPGVGPEVGDPVRADGGADETDSADSADHAGGRAHDERDGHEEGGDHDDHGNHDGHHGGPPAGGWEDRGWTGGESTWFMLGPILAAAAGAVALGVVPATALFLRIVQRVVADVGVVL, encoded by the coding sequence GTGAGCGAGGTCGCCTCCCTGCGGCCGCTGGCGGCGGTGCTGGTCTCGGCAGTCGCGGTCCCCCTCATCCTGGGCTCTGCCCGTCGGCCGAACCTCCGCGAGGGGTGGACGATGGTCGCGGCGCTGCTGAAGGTCGGGCTCGTCGGGAGCATGGTTCCCGGCGTGCTAGCCGGGGACGTCTTCGTGACCGACCTGGGGACCTTCGTCGCCGGCATCGACCTGGTCCTCCGGGCGGACGCGCTGGGTATTCTCTTCGGCCTGCTCGCGAGCGGGCTGTGGGTGGTCACCAGCCTCTACAGCATCGGCTACATGCGCGGGCTGTCGGAACACAACCAGTCGCGGTACTTCGCGGCCTTCGCCGCGAGCCTCAGCACCGCTATCGGCGTCGCCTTCGCGGGCAATCTGGTCACCCTCTTCATCTTCTACGAGCTGCTGACGGTCGCGACCTACCCGCTGGTCGCCCACGACGAGTCCCCCGAGGCGCGGGCCGCCGGCCGGAAGTACCTCGCGTACACCTTCATCGGCGGGGTGGCGGTGCTCGCGGGCACCGTCCTCCTCTTCTGGATGACCGGCACGACGGCCTTCACGGCGGGAGGGATCCCCGAACTGGTCACGTCGGACCCGGTCTTCGCCCGGCTGGCGTTCGCGCTGCTCGCCGGCGGGTTCGGGGTCAAGGCCGCGCTCATGCCGGTCCACTCCTGGCTGCCCGACGCCATGGTCGCCCCCACGCCCGTCTCCGGACTCCTGCACGCCGTGGCCGTCGTCAAAAGCGGCGTCTTCGGTATCGCCCGGGTCACACTCGACGTGTTCGGCCCCGAAACTGTCCAGGACCTCGGCGTCGGGCTGCCGCTGGCGGCGGTGGCGGTGGTCACGCTGACCGTGGCGAGTCTCATCGCACTCCGGAAGGACAACCTCAAACGCCGGCTCGCGTACTCGACCATCAGCCAGCTGTCCTACATCGTGCTCGGGCTCGGGGTGCTCTCCGGGGAGGCGATCGTCGGCGGCCTGCTGCACATCCCCGCACACGCGTTCATGAAGCTGACACTCTTCTTCTGTGCCGGCGCGATCCACGTCGAGACCCACACCGACGACATCTCGGAGATGGCCGGCATCGGGAAGCGGATGCCGCTGACGATGGCCGCCTTCGCCGTCGCCAGCGCCGGGATGGCCGGCATCCCACTCGTCGCGGGGTTCGTCAGCAAGTGGTATCTCCTGATCGGCAGCGTCTCCGCCGGCCAGGCCGTCTTCGCCGGGGCACTGGTCCTCTCCGGGCTGCTCAATATCGCGTACTTCTGGCCGGTCGTCTACCAGGCTTTCTTCGAGACGCCCGACGACCACGACGAGAAGCCGCTGCTGGCCGGCCGGTTCGGCGGGCGCACCGACCCCGGCGTCGGGCCGGAAGTCGGTGACCCGGTCCGGGCCGACGGGGGCGCCGACGAGACCGACAGCGCCGACAGCGCGGACCACGCCGGGGGTCGTGCCCACGACGAACGCGACGGCCACGAGGAGGGCGGAGACCACGACGACCACGGGAACCACGACGGCCACCACGGCGGGCCGCCCGCCGGCGGCTGGGAGGACCGAGGGTGGACCGGCGGCGAGTCGACCTGGTTCATGCTCGGGCCGATCCTCGCTGCCGCAGCCGGCGCGGTCGCGCTCGGCGTCGTGCCCGCGACGGCTCTGTTCCTCCGGATCGTCCAGCGAGTCGTCGCCGACGTGGGGGTGGTGCTGTGA
- a CDS encoding cation:proton antiporter: MTLASQGGFETLFFGFVAAFVVASTLTLYRVARGPTTHDRVIAVNATGTTTVLVLALVAAAFDQPGFLDVAIVYALLNFLVSIAISKFTVERGGVL; encoded by the coding sequence ATGACGCTGGCCAGCCAGGGCGGGTTCGAGACGCTGTTTTTCGGCTTCGTCGCGGCGTTCGTCGTCGCCAGCACCCTCACCCTCTACCGGGTGGCCCGCGGGCCGACGACCCACGACCGCGTGATCGCGGTCAACGCCACCGGGACGACGACCGTACTCGTGCTCGCGCTGGTCGCGGCGGCGTTCGACCAGCCCGGCTTTCTGGACGTCGCGATCGTCTACGCCCTGTTGAACTTCCTCGTGAGCATCGCCATCTCGAAGTTCACGGTCGAACGGGGGGGTGTACTGTGA
- a CDS encoding MnhB domain-containing protein — protein MSGDTGPANDNSPGGNTVDTRTDGGAAGAADSANGAGRTERRRPYTESSVIMTTVQVVAPFVLTFGLFVMFHGADSSGGGFQGGTVVAAMVLMLAFAFGIGPTREWFVNSAVVALATGGVLLFAVIGFGPMLLGGGFLEYSLYESALGIKKASKYAIEGVELGIGAVVAGVISGLFFAIAHGFEYREGEK, from the coding sequence ATGAGCGGTGACACCGGACCGGCAAACGACAACAGCCCCGGCGGCAACACGGTAGATACCCGGACCGACGGTGGAGCGGCGGGTGCTGCCGACTCGGCGAATGGGGCCGGGCGCACCGAGAGGCGCCGGCCCTACACCGAGAGCAGCGTGATCATGACGACGGTCCAGGTCGTCGCGCCGTTCGTGCTCACGTTCGGTCTGTTCGTGATGTTTCACGGCGCCGACTCCTCCGGCGGGGGATTCCAGGGTGGCACGGTCGTCGCGGCGATGGTACTCATGCTGGCCTTTGCCTTCGGGATCGGACCCACGCGGGAGTGGTTTGTCAACTCCGCCGTCGTGGCGCTTGCGACCGGGGGTGTCCTCCTGTTTGCGGTGATCGGGTTCGGGCCGATGCTGCTCGGGGGCGGCTTCCTCGAGTACAGCCTCTACGAATCCGCCCTCGGGATCAAGAAGGCCTCGAAGTACGCCATCGAGGGGGTCGAGCTCGGGATCGGCGCGGTCGTCGCCGGCGTCATCTCGGGACTCTTTTTTGCCATCGCCCACGGCTTCGAGTACAGGGAGGGTGAGAAATGA
- a CDS encoding monovalent cation/H+ antiporter subunit E encodes MSGGEIRRTLVPVGDSETLRNTVAYVVREAVEAAEDGARPVVHFVYPAGWRSQNLDADPAEEAEALLDRVQAWVREDLGADDLQGESLPVSVTAEVIALDEYLFSPRDYAEVLLSYAEEHGLDHIVLDPEYQPDARAPLLSPLEAELDLTEWVTWEEAPVERGIRGRQLLRATAGTRAFLAVFGLSFLFYQVLGGFAGTFDYVTGAFSAALVAAVLSGITFTRDLRPVSALLTGARWLVYIPYLFWEIAKANVQIVYIILHPSLPIDPSMERFRPAVPVGLPVTSLANSITLTPGTVTVEAREGEFYVHALTESSREALYDGGLERAIRFVFFGRGAARFPSPRQRGQTAEREGTDGDGAEGANGPGEGEPQVSGPAADAGSGENEEDDTT; translated from the coding sequence ATGAGTGGAGGAGAGATCCGGCGGACCTTGGTGCCCGTCGGCGATTCGGAAACCCTCCGGAACACGGTCGCGTACGTCGTTCGCGAGGCCGTCGAGGCCGCCGAGGACGGCGCGCGGCCGGTCGTCCACTTCGTCTATCCCGCCGGCTGGCGTAGCCAGAACCTCGACGCCGACCCAGCCGAGGAAGCCGAGGCTCTCCTCGACCGCGTGCAGGCCTGGGTCCGCGAAGACCTCGGCGCCGACGACCTCCAGGGGGAGTCGCTGCCGGTCTCGGTCACCGCGGAGGTGATCGCCCTCGACGAGTACCTGTTCAGTCCCAGGGACTACGCCGAAGTGCTCCTCTCCTATGCCGAGGAACACGGGCTGGACCATATCGTGCTCGACCCGGAGTATCAGCCGGACGCGCGCGCGCCGCTGCTCTCACCGCTAGAGGCGGAGCTCGACCTCACCGAGTGGGTCACGTGGGAGGAGGCGCCCGTCGAGCGCGGGATCCGCGGTCGGCAGCTCCTCCGCGCGACTGCCGGGACCAGGGCCTTCCTCGCGGTGTTCGGGCTCTCCTTTCTGTTCTATCAGGTGCTCGGTGGCTTCGCGGGCACCTTCGACTACGTGACAGGCGCATTCAGCGCCGCGCTCGTCGCGGCGGTTCTCTCCGGGATCACGTTCACCCGGGATCTCCGTCCCGTGAGCGCGCTGTTGACGGGCGCCCGGTGGCTCGTCTATATCCCGTACCTGTTCTGGGAGATAGCGAAGGCGAACGTCCAGATCGTGTACATCATCCTCCACCCGTCTCTGCCGATCGACCCCAGCATGGAGCGGTTCCGGCCGGCGGTCCCGGTTGGATTGCCGGTGACGTCGCTCGCCAACAGCATCACACTGACGCCGGGGACAGTGACTGTCGAGGCCCGAGAGGGGGAGTTCTACGTCCACGCGCTGACAGAGTCGTCCCGCGAAGCCCTGTACGACGGGGGGCTGGAGCGAGCCATCCGGTTCGTCTTCTTCGGCCGCGGTGCCGCCCGGTTCCCCAGCCCGCGACAGCGCGGGCAGACTGCCGAGCGCGAGGGCACCGACGGAGACGGCGCCGAGGGGGCGAACGGGCCCGGCGAGGGTGAACCGCAGGTCTCGGGTCCGGCGGCCGACGCCGGGTCCGGGGAGAACGAGGAGGACGATACCACATGA
- a CDS encoding 30S ribosomal protein S13, producing MSAEQPEDADEQEEDIQYFVRIGQNDLDGTKSVERSLTELNGIGHRAVRIIAEKAGVDRRETIGALDDEKIDEVVDLVEGFAEEVPDWLANHRNDFFDGETTHQTGSDLDLTRQQDINRMKMIDSYKGVRHKRGQKVRGQRTKSTGRTEGTIGVNVEAIKEEQAEEEEAGEE from the coding sequence ATGAGCGCAGAACAACCCGAGGACGCGGACGAGCAAGAGGAGGACATCCAGTACTTCGTCCGCATCGGACAGAACGACCTCGACGGCACCAAGTCCGTCGAACGGTCGCTGACGGAACTGAACGGCATCGGGCACCGAGCCGTCCGGATCATCGCCGAGAAGGCCGGCGTCGACCGCCGGGAGACGATCGGTGCACTCGATGACGAGAAGATCGACGAGGTCGTCGACCTCGTGGAGGGCTTCGCAGAGGAGGTGCCGGACTGGCTCGCCAACCACCGCAACGACTTCTTCGACGGCGAGACGACCCACCAGACCGGCAGCGACCTGGACCTGACCCGCCAGCAGGACATCAACCGCATGAAGATGATAGACTCCTACAAGGGCGTGCGCCACAAGCGCGGCCAGAAGGTCCGCGGCCAGCGCACCAAGTCCACGGGCCGGACCGAGGGTACCATCGGCGTCAACGTCGAGGCCATCAAGGAAGAGCAGGCCGAGGAAGAGGAGGCGGGTGAGGAGTAA
- a CDS encoding proton-conducting transporter transmembrane domain-containing protein — protein MTDAIVLAVVAPLLGALAALAAGTRWDRSGWLVAAVTCVVELLLAGVVLATVLQAGRRSYELAGFAPPAGIELVADGLSAPVLGLVAAVALAVLAYARQAGPRGNAFYTVYLLLVAGLAGITLTGDIFNMYVFLEVTGLAAYALVASGDSARSAVASLKYLIVGTVGASLFLLGAAYAFIATGTLNMVDLAARLPEAGYGSRLVLAAFALLVVGLLVKIALFPVHSWQPEAYASAPDSVSALIAALVSTVSAYALARVLLTVFTVDFFAAVPAARDAVVYAAAVSIVAGSALAVMQSDIKRMLAYSSVSQFGMVVAGFAMVSSTATTGGLIHLVGHAVIKGGLFAAAGIVAVRTGGRTVDDYAGLVGRAPVAAAAVGVLGLALVGVPPSVGFVGKWYVAVGAVQQGLWPVAAVILVSTVLTLAYVARVIERMYFAEPAAKTDSADSDSADPPGLSAVSTDGGPVVSPGMVAVVVLAAVVAVALGFAGGAFETLLEPTLAEVFPA, from the coding sequence ATGACTGACGCGATCGTCCTCGCGGTGGTCGCGCCGCTGCTGGGAGCGCTCGCCGCGCTCGCGGCCGGTACCCGGTGGGACCGGTCGGGGTGGCTGGTGGCCGCCGTCACCTGCGTGGTCGAACTGCTGCTGGCGGGCGTCGTCCTGGCGACGGTCCTGCAGGCGGGGCGCCGGAGCTACGAACTCGCCGGCTTCGCACCCCCGGCAGGGATCGAACTCGTCGCCGACGGCCTCTCGGCGCCGGTGCTCGGGCTCGTCGCGGCCGTGGCGCTGGCGGTGCTTGCTTACGCCCGCCAGGCCGGGCCGCGGGGTAACGCCTTCTATACGGTCTATCTGCTTCTCGTCGCCGGCCTGGCGGGGATCACCCTGACCGGCGACATCTTCAACATGTACGTCTTCCTCGAGGTGACCGGGCTCGCGGCGTACGCGCTGGTCGCGAGCGGCGACTCCGCGCGCAGCGCCGTCGCGTCGCTGAAGTATCTCATCGTCGGGACTGTCGGCGCCTCGCTGTTCCTGCTCGGGGCCGCCTACGCCTTCATCGCGACGGGAACGCTGAACATGGTCGACCTGGCCGCGCGCCTTCCCGAGGCGGGCTACGGTTCGCGGCTGGTGCTTGCGGCCTTCGCGTTGCTGGTCGTCGGGCTGCTCGTGAAGATAGCGCTGTTCCCGGTCCACTCCTGGCAGCCCGAGGCCTACGCGAGTGCGCCGGACAGCGTCAGCGCGCTCATCGCCGCGCTGGTCTCGACGGTGTCGGCCTACGCGCTGGCCCGGGTCCTGCTGACCGTCTTCACCGTCGACTTCTTCGCCGCGGTGCCGGCCGCTCGCGACGCGGTCGTCTACGCCGCCGCGGTCAGCATCGTCGCCGGGAGCGCCCTCGCGGTGATGCAGTCCGACATCAAGCGGATGCTGGCGTATTCCTCGGTCTCGCAGTTCGGGATGGTCGTCGCCGGCTTCGCGATGGTCTCGAGCACCGCAACGACCGGCGGGCTCATCCACCTGGTCGGCCACGCGGTCATCAAGGGCGGGCTGTTCGCCGCTGCCGGAATCGTCGCCGTGCGGACTGGCGGCCGGACCGTCGACGACTACGCCGGCCTGGTCGGCCGGGCACCGGTCGCGGCGGCCGCCGTCGGCGTCCTCGGGCTGGCGCTGGTGGGCGTCCCGCCGAGCGTCGGCTTCGTCGGCAAGTGGTACGTCGCCGTCGGCGCCGTCCAGCAGGGCCTGTGGCCGGTCGCGGCGGTCATCCTCGTCAGCACCGTCCTGACGCTGGCCTACGTCGCCCGCGTCATCGAGCGGATGTACTTCGCGGAGCCGGCCGCCAAGACAGACTCGGCCGACTCTGACTCGGCGGACCCGCCGGGGCTCTCCGCGGTCTCGACCGACGGCGGACCTGTCGTCTCGCCGGGCATGGTCGCGGTCGTCGTGCTCGCGGCCGTGGTCGCCGTCGCGCTCGGCTTCGCCGGCGGGGCTTTCGAAACGCTGCTGGAGCCGACGCTCGCGGAGGTGTTCCCCGCGTGA
- a CDS encoding DUF4040 domain-containing protein, protein MITAVDAALLVFVLASALATVFLRDVLASVIAFAAYGLGLALVWVTLQAPDVALTEAAIGAGVTTVLFLLTLTKTARPSAEGSTFKGIDWPAMGVVAVFTAALLWTVPAIPAIGDPEAPAWANPEVTQFYLDNALAQTGVENVVTAVLAAYRGFDTLGEAVVVFAAGVAVLVVLREERFT, encoded by the coding sequence ATGATAACCGCCGTCGACGCGGCGCTTCTGGTTTTCGTCCTCGCGAGCGCGCTCGCGACGGTGTTCCTGCGGGACGTCCTGGCTTCGGTCATCGCCTTCGCGGCCTACGGGCTGGGGCTCGCGCTGGTCTGGGTGACGCTGCAGGCACCCGACGTCGCGCTCACGGAGGCGGCCATCGGGGCCGGCGTGACCACGGTCCTGTTTCTGCTGACGCTGACCAAGACGGCCCGCCCGAGTGCCGAGGGTTCGACGTTCAAGGGGATCGACTGGCCGGCGATGGGTGTCGTCGCGGTCTTCACCGCGGCGCTTCTGTGGACGGTCCCCGCGATCCCGGCGATCGGTGACCCGGAGGCCCCGGCCTGGGCGAACCCCGAGGTGACCCAGTTCTACCTGGACAACGCCCTCGCACAGACCGGCGTCGAGAACGTCGTGACAGCCGTGCTGGCGGCCTACCGGGGGTTCGACACTCTCGGCGAGGCTGTCGTCGTCTTCGCCGCCGGCGTGGCCGTCCTCGTCGTCCTCAGGGAGGAGCGGTTCACATGA